GAGTTTGGCGTTTCTTTGCCCCCGATGTATTCGACGAAAGAGGTGGTGCAATTGGTGATTAACGATTTGTTGGAAGCAGAAAAATGCTTGCAAAACGATCCGATACAGAATGTCGTTCCCTATATGATCAGAACTTCAACGTCGGCAGGTGATGTGGTGGATAAGGCTGCGAAAGACGAGATGGATAAATACGTGGCTCGCGTGAATTTGTATTCGGTGAAAGCCATGTTGGCTCGCGCTTATCAGGCTCGCGGAGAATATGTTGCTGCTGTCAGCAAGGCCAAAGAGGTGATTGATAGTGGAAAGTTCCGTCTATTGGAGGCCACGAGTATTGACCAGAGTGAGAATATGGTCGATTTGTTGTTCTCTGACGAGCATATTTTTTCGCTTCGTAATAAAGAGTTAAGCACCTACACGAAATCGATTTTTAAGGAAACTTCCGGAGGTACAACAGCTTTACGTATGGAGGGATCTTATAATTTATATGATGGGAACCAGGATGATTTCCGTTACTCCAAATGGTATGTCGATTTTGATTTCATCAAATATGTTCCCGACAGTAACAGTATATTTACGACGAAAGTGCCCTTGATCAAGCTTTCCGAGATGTATTTGTTGATTGCCGAGTGTACTTACGACACGGATCCGGATGAGGCCAGACGTTACGTGAATATGTTGCGTAGGCATCGAATCAGGGGAAATCAAGAGGGAGCAGGCGATTGGATGTACTTATCGAGAGAAGATATATTTAAGGAGATGAGACGCGAATACATTGGAGAAGGGCAAATGTGGTTTGCGCATAAGCGCAACAGATTGAATTTGTCGGGAGGACTCACGGGAACTATCGAGGCGAGTGATGATATTTTCGTATTCCCTTTACCGGATGCGGAAATAGAATCAGGGAATCGGAATGAACGTTAAAATATAGATGAAAATGAATAGATTATCATATTATTTCTTATTGAGTTGTGTCGCACTATTATGGAGTTGCGATCAAGATATTGATTATCCTTATCAAGGAAAGGATAGAATACAGTTTCAACATTATACCGTTGACTGGAATGGAAATCGTAATTATAGCGATTCGACGTTATTTTCTTTCGGGCTTATACCCAGTGAAGTAAGAGAGGATACGTTGAAATTACCCGTGGAATATTTGGGAAATGGTTCCGATAGAGATAGAACCTATAAAGTGTCGATTGTTGCTGATTCCACCACGGCTGTAGAAGGCGTACACTATTTGGCTTTTAATAGCCTGCAGACGTTCCGTGCCAACGAGTTGACAGACACGTTGTATATTGTGGTCCTTCGGGAGGCGTTGTCTAAGGATTATGCTGAAGGAGAGAATATACGGTTGGAGTTGAAATTGGAGGCCACGGATGATTTTGCTTTAGGATTGGACGGTGGGATTCAACGAAAGATTGTTTTCAACGATTTTATGGCAGAGCCGACGTGGTGGCAAGGGAGTCTGTCCGGTTCATTTGGTTTTTACCACCCGAAAAAATGGAAGTTTCTTATCGAAGAGATTGGAGATGAGGAGTTAGCCACGTACGGAAGTATTCCTTATGATCGTAATTCTCCTGAAATTAAATCTTACGTTAATAGTATGGATCGATATTTGAGAAATACGGTCGTGATTGATGATGTTACGGGAATGCGAGTTACCATGAATGGTTTGGAACCTATAGAATAGTAAACATTGAAAAATGACGAATATGAAAAAAGTACACGCATCATTATTCAGTATGTTGTTGGGCGGTTTGGCAGTAACCGCTTGTTATGATGATCTTGGAAATTATAGTTACCGGGATATTAACGAGTTGCACGTGGAGGGAATTGAACGTGATTACGTGCGGGATGTGGACGATAGTTTAAAAATAGTACCCGTTTTGCAGGGCACGCAATACAGCGATACTTCTCGATTCACGTATGCGTGGGAAATCCAAAGCAGTATTCTTGCCGAAACTCAAGATTTGAATTTGAGAATCAACTTGACGACCGGAGAGAAAAAGTGTCGTTACATCGTGACGGACAAGAAAACGGGGGTTCAATATTATACTCCATTTAATTTGAGTATCCGTTCTTCTACTGCGGCCGATTTGATTGTCGTGCTCAGCAAGTATAAAGGACGTGCGGAGCTTTCTTACTTACGTTTGGACAAGCCTTCTAATTGGGTTATGAATTATTATGCCGATCGTTATGGAGAGAATCTGGGGATGAATCCTCAACGACTTCAGCTGACTTATATGGAGTCAAATCAAGGTTGGCCGGTGACATGTCCACAGGGGCGTTTGTTGGTGTTGTGTGATGATCAGGCTTCTCTTTTGGATAAAAGCACGATGATGAGGGATACGGTGATGCCTTATTTAACGGCAGGGGCGTACAAGGGGATTGCTACTTGGCCTCCGGAGGATGAAGATGAGGGGGATGGGTTTATTTATCAAACGCAATTTATGGCCTCTTCGGTTTCTTTTTGGAGAACAAATCCGTACGGAAGCGGATTCCAGAAAGGAGAGTATTTTTTTGAAATTTCCGGGGGAGAGTTGTTTACCGTTTACACGGCTACGAATACTTCTGCTAAAGCGACGTTTAAGGCGAATATAGGGAGTCGTTATGATGGTGGTTATTTGTGTCCTTTCGGTTTTTGGGATGATATGTCTGATAGTGAACTGGGACCTAATGGAGATATGGGGAGAAAGCAAGGAGATTTCATCATGTTTGATAAGGTTCACGGGAAATTCACTTTCTATGACGGTGGTTTCATGCGTGAAGGTGACGGAGGGAGAGACGTGGATCCTATTCCAACGTATGCTGGTTATGAGTTGATATGGGGAAGTGCGACCAATTTGAGTCCGAACAATCGTTGTTTGGCGATTTTGAATAACGGCACACAGACGCGTTTGGTGATGCTTGAAAATGGTCCGGGTATTGGAATTGGAGGTAAGGTTCGCACGAAAGCCTTGGTGAAAGAGGTTAGCGGGGGAGTTATCACGAGTTCCTCGAAGTTCTATGTCCCCAATTATGTTGATCATTTGTATTTTACGGTCGGGAATGCGGTGTATTGCTATACGATTAGTGATATGTTGGGAAATGTTGTTCCGGGGAATAGTCATAAGTTGTTCGACTTGACTCAATACGGCTACGATGCTAATGCCGTTATCACGGATGTGTGCGTGTCTCGTAGCGAGAAAACGTTGTTGTTGGGTGTGTCTCGTTATGGCACGGATGCAGAAGCCATGACCGATGAGCTGATGGGGGATATCCTCTATTTTGATTTGGATGTTTCCAATAAACAAATCAAATACAATGAGGCTAAATCAGCCCGTGGTATCGCTGGAATTCCCGTGGATGTGGAGATTAAATACCAGACGTATTGGCGTAACGGGTGTTTACAAGACGGGGTTACTTTAAAAGATAACATTTAAGTTATAAAGATTTTGAGTTATGAGAAAATATTGGATTTTATTTATATTGATTTCTTTTATTGCCATGTTTTCCTGTACGGACGACACGAGTGCTTACTTGTCCCAAGATAAGGAAGACGTGAATGTGGATGAGGTTCCTGTTGACACGACGAAAAAAGATACTCTCCTTCCCGAGGGACAACTTGTTCCCGGTATGCATTTGGTGAAGTTAATGGTACAGCAGGGGGATAGTTTGGTCGAGCGGAGATTCAAGTATTTCATGCCTGTGACGTTGAGTCCCGATAAACCGATTTCCTTGATTTTCGAGTTCCATGGAAGTTATGAGTTTGACGGACCGGATGAAATTGCGGATCCGCTCGCTAATATTTCGGAAGCAAATTTCTTATGTCAAAAGGCGATCAAGGAGAATATTGTTATCTGTTATCCTGCGGGATCGGTAGAGATTAGCAATGAGGCCGATACCAGTGGTGCGGTGAACTGGGCCGGGGATGGTTACACGAAGAGTCTTCCGTTCGTGGATGCCATGGTGAAATATTTTACCCAAGACAATGAGCCGCGGGTGGATCCCAACCGGATTTATTCCACGGGACAGTCGAGTGGTGCCATATTTTCTTTCACGTTGGCATTGCATAGGTCGGATGTGTTTGCTGCGATTACTCCTCGTGCAGGACAAAGTGCTTCCGTGGAGCCGTTTCCGAGTCGTGCGGTACCCGTGAGGGTATTTGCCGGAGAGATAGATGACATAGTGCAGCATAGTGCTGTCCTCACGAATATGACCAAGTGGGCTCGGGAGATTGGTGGGTATTTTGAATCTGATATGCAAATAGATACGGCTAGGTATGAAGGATATGCGGATGTTACGATTCGTTCTTGGCGTGGGGGTAAAGCGGATTACGAAATCTATTCGCTTGCTGGTATCGGACACGGGATTAATGCCGGAAAGTGTTTGGATGATATGTGGGAATTTATGAATAGTCACCCCTTGAACTATAATCCCGCAAATTTATTTGTGTCAACCAATATTAAGGAGATAGATGCCCAATGTAATCAGACTTTCGAAATCTCATTCAATTACAGCGAAGGTGCTGAAATTTCGATAGATGCCCCTCAAAGTTGGAATCCTAGAATTGAAGGGAAGAAATTAACGTTGACGGCCCCTCTTGATTATTTCGGGAATATTGAACGTGAAGGAACGATCACCTTCACAGTTACGAGTAATCAAGCAACAGCAAATTGTGAAATCCCGTTCTATCTGAACGCCCCGAAGACCTATTTTGAAGTGGGGGATATTTATTATAACGAGAAATTTGAACCCGTAGGTGTGGTTTGTTGGGTGAATAATAAGAATATCCGGGAAGCAAAAATTATCAATTTACAGGAAGTTACCACACAAGGAAGTTATCAAACGATTAATTTTGGTGATTTCGGTACGAATTTTATTACTCCGGATTATGATGATGGAGAAAATAACACGTTGTTACACGTGCAGCAAAATGCCACCCTGTCAAAACCTTTGAACAATATCCAGAGCGGATTGATCTGGGCTGCCCAATACGAGTATAAAGGGGTAGGCGGTTGGTATCTTCCCGCTTTCAATGAATTGCAGGCAATCAGTGGCAAGTTGACGTTGATAAATGAGAAGTTGCAAGAGATTGGAGGAGAAAGTGTGGTGAATACCAATAAATTGGATGCATATCTTTCATCAACGGTAACTGATGCGAGTGGTACAAAATGCTTCCACATGATGAATTTCACTAGCAATATGGAAGTAACTCAGGTTAGAGAGAATACTTCTTATTATAGAGCACGTGCATTTAAAAAGGTAATCATAAAATAGAATTGAAAGATGAAAAAAATAATACTGAATTTATTATTTTTAGCGATTCTGCTTCCTGTTACTGCGCAGGAAAGCGGAATTCGCTTTTTTCATGGAACGTGGGATGAGGCTATTGCTTTAGCGAAAAAAGAGAAAAAGAAGATTTTTGTGGACTTTTACACGGAATGGTGTGGTCCGTGCTTGAACATGTCGTTGACCGTGTTTGTACTTCCGCAGGTAGGCGATGTGTATAATAAGAACTTTGTTTGTCTGAAGATTGATGCTGAAAAAGGAGAGGGACGGGAGCTGGCAAAACGCTATGGAGTAAATTCTTACCCGACTTATATTTTTGTAAACCCGAAGAATCAAGAGATTGTACATCGGAGTGGAAGTAACAAACCGGTAGAGGATTTTCTTTATGATGCTCAAGGGGGAATTAACCCGAAATTAGGCTCTGTGTACATGGATAAGAAGTATGCTGTGGGAAAATATGATTTGGATTTTCTGAAAGATTATATCCGTTATAAAAAGTCTTCTGGAAGTCGGGAGGTTCAGAAATATTTTGATGAGTTGATTTCTAAAGGGGCAAAATTAACAGAGCCTGACGTGTGGAAGTTGTATTGTAAATGTATCATCGGGTATCAAAATCCTTACGTGAAGGAAGTTTCTGATAATTATTCACAATTCACGGAATTATTCGGTAAAAAGGAAGTAGATACGAAATTAATGGAGGCGACCTCTTATGCCCCGGTTCAGTTTATAAAGGAGTTATGTGATTTCGAGGGAAAAGATTTTAATATCAAGATGCGTGTGATGACCGATCTTTTTAATCAGAAAAAGTATGATGAGGCATTTGCCGAAGTCGAGCGTTTGAAAGCAGATCCGTCGATCGACCAGCATAAGTTCGTGAAATTACTTGCGTTTTATGTGCGAGTATCCCCGGAATATACAGATAAAGAATTGCCTTATGAAACGTTGGTAAACAAAGTTCGAGGATTGAGATATGTCGCTTATAATGTGTATGATCGGGATGATGCCATGCCCCATTTTTATTACGTGCAGGGTTTGGAATACCTGTTGAAACGAGCCTTGGAAGAAGGAAAGCAAATCCCTACTGATTTGGTCGCCACTCCGGCATACGGGAAAAAAGTGTATGATATGCGTCACCCGGATTTAAAAGTGAAACCCAAACGAAGGTAAAGATATATTTGTTACCTTTATAGCCTTCACTCGGATGATTTCGAGTGAAGGAACAACAAAAATGTAATGTATGAATTATTTAAAACTGGTCTTTCTTGTGCTGTTCGTGATTCCCTCGGTAGTTGTGGGGCAAAAAGTTGTAAACAGTAATTTTTTGGGTAACTGGGCGAATTCCGGAACGGGAGCTTGGGAGTATGGTTTTTATGAAGATGGGGCTGTTGCATGTTCTGATTTCTGGAAATATAAACGAGTGGAATTCGGAAAAAAACGAATGGAGGTTGTACTGGAAAATGGCAATCAGACGATAGCACTCAAGATCAAGCAGGGGAAGAACGGGAATATTTTTATAGCACGTGATGGTGCAAAAGCAGAAGAATTTCGGCCGTGTAATGGTAAAAATTTTGTCGCATGGGTAGGAGTTGATACTGTTTCCTTTTCAAGACCTCTCGTGATTACCGATACCGTCACGATACGCGGTTATATTCGTAACCTTGATAAGGTGACACATCCGGCGTTACGGGGGTACACATTTACTTGTAGCTATAATGGATTGTTGGGAGAAGATGGAGGAGAAATCGTTGCTCCAATCGATTCTTCCGGGCGGTTTACACTTCATTTTACCGTAAGTGCGCCTCAGCGTGTTATATTGGAGTGGGGACGGATGTGGAAAAATATTATTGTTGAGCCGGGGGAGACGGTTTTGTTATATGCGGATGCTTCGGACTGGAAAACGGTTCCGAATGTGTCGAAGGAAGAGATGATTAACGGGAAAAAGGATGTGTTATTCATGGGGAAGAATGCTCGTTTTCATCAGGAGTACACGTGTTTCCCTTATCCGTTATGG
The window above is part of the Butyricimonas paravirosa genome. Proteins encoded here:
- a CDS encoding RagB/SusD family nutrient uptake outer membrane protein is translated as MKRLYIFIGLLFSLTSCNDWLDVELDNKVDDDKLFNTAEGFKEALAGVYSSMSKSSMYGGRLTMEYVDVLAQYYNSNSTYEYWEDYDYENSGCRSIISGMWNNLYSCISQANCILEWADKNAGVLSESDRNQIRGEALALRAFLHFDLYRLFAPDVKWAQNAEGIPYNKEFGVSLPPMYSTKEVVQLVINDLLEAEKCLQNDPIQNVVPYMIRTSTSAGDVVDKAAKDEMDKYVARVNLYSVKAMLARAYQARGEYVAAVSKAKEVIDSGKFRLLEATSIDQSENMVDLLFSDEHIFSLRNKELSTYTKSIFKETSGGTTALRMEGSYNLYDGNQDDFRYSKWYVDFDFIKYVPDSNSIFTTKVPLIKLSEMYLLIAECTYDTDPDEARRYVNMLRRHRIRGNQEGAGDWMYLSREDIFKEMRREYIGEGQMWFAHKRNRLNLSGGLTGTIEASDDIFVFPLPDAEIESGNRNER
- a CDS encoding DUF4843 domain-containing protein, translated to MNRLSYYFLLSCVALLWSCDQDIDYPYQGKDRIQFQHYTVDWNGNRNYSDSTLFSFGLIPSEVREDTLKLPVEYLGNGSDRDRTYKVSIVADSTTAVEGVHYLAFNSLQTFRANELTDTLYIVVLREALSKDYAEGENIRLELKLEATDDFALGLDGGIQRKIVFNDFMAEPTWWQGSLSGSFGFYHPKKWKFLIEEIGDEELATYGSIPYDRNSPEIKSYVNSMDRYLRNTVVIDDVTGMRVTMNGLEPIE
- a CDS encoding PKD-like family lipoprotein, whose protein sequence is MKKVHASLFSMLLGGLAVTACYDDLGNYSYRDINELHVEGIERDYVRDVDDSLKIVPVLQGTQYSDTSRFTYAWEIQSSILAETQDLNLRINLTTGEKKCRYIVTDKKTGVQYYTPFNLSIRSSTAADLIVVLSKYKGRAELSYLRLDKPSNWVMNYYADRYGENLGMNPQRLQLTYMESNQGWPVTCPQGRLLVLCDDQASLLDKSTMMRDTVMPYLTAGAYKGIATWPPEDEDEGDGFIYQTQFMASSVSFWRTNPYGSGFQKGEYFFEISGGELFTVYTATNTSAKATFKANIGSRYDGGYLCPFGFWDDMSDSELGPNGDMGRKQGDFIMFDKVHGKFTFYDGGFMREGDGGRDVDPIPTYAGYELIWGSATNLSPNNRCLAILNNGTQTRLVMLENGPGIGIGGKVRTKALVKEVSGGVITSSSKFYVPNYVDHLYFTVGNAVYCYTISDMLGNVVPGNSHKLFDLTQYGYDANAVITDVCVSRSEKTLLLGVSRYGTDAEAMTDELMGDILYFDLDVSNKQIKYNEAKSARGIAGIPVDVEIKYQTYWRNGCLQDGVTLKDNI
- a CDS encoding alpha/beta hydrolase family esterase yields the protein MRKYWILFILISFIAMFSCTDDTSAYLSQDKEDVNVDEVPVDTTKKDTLLPEGQLVPGMHLVKLMVQQGDSLVERRFKYFMPVTLSPDKPISLIFEFHGSYEFDGPDEIADPLANISEANFLCQKAIKENIVICYPAGSVEISNEADTSGAVNWAGDGYTKSLPFVDAMVKYFTQDNEPRVDPNRIYSTGQSSGAIFSFTLALHRSDVFAAITPRAGQSASVEPFPSRAVPVRVFAGEIDDIVQHSAVLTNMTKWAREIGGYFESDMQIDTARYEGYADVTIRSWRGGKADYEIYSLAGIGHGINAGKCLDDMWEFMNSHPLNYNPANLFVSTNIKEIDAQCNQTFEISFNYSEGAEISIDAPQSWNPRIEGKKLTLTAPLDYFGNIEREGTITFTVTSNQATANCEIPFYLNAPKTYFEVGDIYYNEKFEPVGVVCWVNNKNIREAKIINLQEVTTQGSYQTINFGDFGTNFITPDYDDGENNTLLHVQQNATLSKPLNNIQSGLIWAAQYEYKGVGGWYLPAFNELQAISGKLTLINEKLQEIGGESVVNTNKLDAYLSSTVTDASGTKCFHMMNFTSNMEVTQVRENTSYYRARAFKKVIIK
- a CDS encoding thioredoxin family protein, translating into MKKIILNLLFLAILLPVTAQESGIRFFHGTWDEAIALAKKEKKKIFVDFYTEWCGPCLNMSLTVFVLPQVGDVYNKNFVCLKIDAEKGEGRELAKRYGVNSYPTYIFVNPKNQEIVHRSGSNKPVEDFLYDAQGGINPKLGSVYMDKKYAVGKYDLDFLKDYIRYKKSSGSREVQKYFDELISKGAKLTEPDVWKLYCKCIIGYQNPYVKEVSDNYSQFTELFGKKEVDTKLMEATSYAPVQFIKELCDFEGKDFNIKMRVMTDLFNQKKYDEAFAEVERLKADPSIDQHKFVKLLAFYVRVSPEYTDKELPYETLVNKVRGLRYVAYNVYDRDDAMPHFYYVQGLEYLLKRALEEGKQIPTDLVATPAYGKKVYDMRHPDLKVKPKRR